In Hyphomicrobiales bacterium, the genomic stretch TATCGAGACTGAGGTGAAGTCACTCGGTCTGGCCTATAGCTATACTCTCCTCGTCCGCAAGGCGCGGCAATCCAATGCGGAAGACCGACGCTTGATGGAGTTGAGGGAAGCGATGCCGGTCATCGAGCTGCTGGCCATGCATCGTGCGGGTGAAAAGCCGTTCTGCGTGGAGGAGCGCCGCATCAACGCCGGTATTGTACCCGAGGCAATGGATGCGGATTTCACCGTAAATGCGCCCGGTGGTTGGCTGATTGCACAGGTGCCGTGGAGCGCGGCAGAGAATCGGATACAGGCGATGCCCGCATCAGCCAAGATCGCGCGCCTGCTGGAGCGCTCTAGGGGCACGGCCTGTCTGGTGGTCGAGCGCCACACCTGGAACTCCACGGGGCCTGTTACCTTCGTACGCCTTACTTACGCGGGAGACAGCCACGCGCTGATTGCGCGCTTCGAGCCGTCTTCATGACGGTAGATATATCTAGACATAATAACCGGATTGGGTATCGTTTGAAGTGGCCCCGTCAACGGTGCCGCGCTTCAGGCAACATGTTGCTCAAAAAAAGGGGAGGAGACTATGAAACTAGAACAGGTCTGGCGCAGGAGGGTAATTGTCGCCCTTGGCTCTGTGATACTCGCGCTTGGTTTCGGCACAGCGCATGCACAGGAGGCCAAGCCGCGTAGCGGTGGAGGGATGATCGTTGGCGTTAGCGCTGATCCAGGCGTCCTCAACGCCTCAATCAGCGCCAACCTCGTCGAGAAGACCATCTCGAGCAACGTGTTCAGCATGCTGATCCGGCTTGACAAGAAGTTCGCCCCGGTGCCGGATCTGGCTGAAAGCTGGGAGATTTCCGAGGACGGTCTCACCTATACTTTCCACCTGCGCGAGGGCGTGAAGTGGCACGACGGCAAGCCATTCACCTCCGAGGACGTCAAGTTCACGATCGACGAGGTCATCCTGCCATTCCACAGCCGCGGCGCGACCTATAAGGCGGTGATCGACGCCGTCGAAACGCCGGACGCTAAGACGGTCGTCATCAAGCTGAAGAATTCCTTCGGCCCGCTGATGAACGCTCTCGGGTACGATTTCTTCATCCTCCCTAAGCACCTCTACGCCGGTACGGACATCAAGAACAATCCGTATAATGCGAAGCCCGTCGGTACTGGTCCGTTCAAGTTCGTCAAGTGGGAAAAGGGTTCGCACGTCGCGCTCGAGCGCAATCCGGACTTCTACCTGCAGGGCAAGCCGTATCTTGATCGGCTGGTCTTCCAGACGATCCCCGACGCCGCGAGCCGCGTGCTGGCGCTGGAGTCCGGTGACATCGACTATCTGTCCTACCAGTCCGTTCCTTCCTCGGCGGTGCCGCGCCTGAAGAAGAACGCTAACCTAGTCACCACTATTGAAGGGTTCGAGTCTCTCGCCTCGATCGGCATGCTGTCGATCAACGTCGAAAGCCCGATCCTGAAGGACGTGCGCGTGCGCAAGGCTCTGGCCTACGCCATGGACAAGAAGTTCATCGCCGAGCGCGCGGATTATTCTATCGGCAAGCCTGCGACCGGACCTATCGCATCCACGAGCTGGGCGTACAACACGAATGTCGAACTCTACGCGCACGACCCGAAGAAGGCTGCGGCGCTGCTCGACGAGGCCGGTTATCCCGTTAAAGCCGACGGCACGCGCTTCAAGCTGCGACTCATCGCCGATGGGGGCGTCGAGTTCCA encodes the following:
- a CDS encoding Peptide/nickel transport system substrate-binding protein — its product is MKLEQVWRRRVIVALGSVILALGFGTAHAQEAKPRSGGGMIVGVSADPGVLNASISANLVEKTISSNVFSMLIRLDKKFAPVPDLAESWEISEDGLTYTFHLREGVKWHDGKPFTSEDVKFTIDEVILPFHSRGATYKAVIDAVETPDAKTVVIKLKNSFGPLMNALGYDFFILPKHLYAGTDIKNNPYNAKPVGTGPFKFVKWEKGSHVALERNPDFYLQGKPYLDRLVFQTIPDAASRVLALESGDIDYLSYQSVPSSAVPRLKKNANLVTTIEGFESLASIGMLSINVESPILKDVRVRKALAYAMDKKFIAERADYSIGKPATGPIASTSWAYNTNVELYAHDPKKAAALLDEAGYPVKADGTRFKLRLIADGGVEFHRKAAEILKEQFAQVGINLELELLERNVMLDRVYAKRDFDTQIHIFSTGADPAIDVSRLYVSSNIRPVNFTNASGYRNETVDKLFAEGQSAFKAEDRAKAYHEAQKILVDELPAIWLEEVGIVGVWNKKFHGLHDWSAYSYYTFWDVWTDDGKKQ
- a CDS encoding Histidine utilization repressor; this encodes MSGEWPPGFRLPFEVHLAEHYGCSRMTVNKVMTQLAKGGLIERHRKAGSFVTRPRAQSAALELHDIETEVKSLGLAYSYTLLVRKARQSNAEDRRLMELREAMPVIELLAMHRAGEKPFCVEERRINAGIVPEAMDADFTVNAPGGWLIAQVPWSAAENRIQAMPASAKIARLLERSRGTACLVVERHTWNSTGPVTFVRLTYAGDSHALIARFEPSS